The following are encoded in a window of Vespula pensylvanica isolate Volc-1 chromosome 2, ASM1446617v1, whole genome shotgun sequence genomic DNA:
- the LOC122638126 gene encoding ras-related protein Rab-37-like isoform X1 — translation MSTVEESVRSVTKRNKLGSRCGTSEPTDWSSSTTPTSDTRDPVQVVPTADTSRFSSASLRTQDPLGPPSRRFDNLDSTARQATPDQVDFFFKVMLLGDSGVGKTCLLTRFRDGRFLFGNYITTVGIDFRNKIVTVDETRVKLQIWDTAGQERFRSVTHAYYRDAHALLLLYDVTNKTSFDNIRAWLSEIREHANEDVVIMLLGNKSDCGQERVVKKEDGERLAQEYKVPFMETSAKTGLNVELAFLAVARELKARKSSDPDDTKFNVQDYVRQQSKRNSCFNSNCLTT, via the exons ATGAGTACCGTGGAGGAAAGCGTGCGTAGCGTGACAAAACGTAACAAGCTTGGCTCACGTTGCGGCACGAGCGAGCCGACCGATTGGAGCAGCTCGACTACTCCCACCAGTGATACACGGGACCCAGTCCAGGTGGTCCCCACCGCCGACACATCGAGATTCTCGTCCGCCTCTCTCAGGACCCAGGATCCGTTGGGCCCGCCGAGCCGTCGCTTCGACAACCTCGACTCGACCGCTCGGCAAGCCACACCCGATCAAGTTGATTTCTTCTTCAAG GTTATGCTATTGGGCGACAGTGGAGTCGGGAAGACCTGCCTACTCACTCGATTTCGCGATGGTCGTTTCTTATTTGGAAACTACATAACTACCGTCGGCATTGACTTCAGG aACAAGATCGTCACCGTCGATGAAACAAGAGTGAAATTGCAGATTTGGGATACCGCCGGGCAGGAAAGATTTCGTAGCGTAACTCATGCGTATTACAGAGACGCTCATG CTCTTCTATTGCTGTACGACGTAACGAACAAGACGAGCTTTGATAACATCAGAGCCTGGCTCAGCGAGATCCGGGAACATGCCAATGAGGACGTCGTTATCATGTTGCTCg GCAACAAATCGGATTGTGGACAGGAACGAGTGGTCAAGAAAGAAGACGGCGAGCGATTGGCGCAAGAGTACAAAGTTCCTTTCATGGAAACCTCCGCCAAGACCGGACTCAACGTCGAATTGGCATTTCTCGCAGTAGCTAG aGAATTGAAAGCTAGAAAGAGCAGTGATCCAGACGATACGAAATTCAATGTACAGGATTATGTGCGTCAACAATCCAAACGAAATTCTTGCTTCAACTCTAATTGTTTGACAACCTGA